The Chlamydiota bacterium genomic interval TTTCAAGGATTAAACGGGTGATTGTGAATACCTATCAGGCCGTTTCGGGTACAGGAATGAAGGCGATTCAGGAGTTGGAAAATCAAGTAAAGCAGTGGGCAAAGGGTGAAGTTATTTCAAAAGAGGTTTATCCTCATCAAATTGCGTTTAATGTTCTTCCTCATGTGGATGTTTTTTATGACACCGGTTATACCAAGGAAGAAATGAAAATGGTTCATGAGACGCATAAAATTATGCATGATGATGAGATGAAAATTTCGGCTACCTGTGTGCGGGTTCCGGTTTTCAGAGCCCATTCAGAAGCGGTTCATATTGAGCTTGAGAAAAAATTAACAGCTTCTCAAGTAAAAGAAATTTTATCAAAGGCGCCTGGAATCACGGTTCAGGATAATCCTAAGCAAAATCTTTATCCTTTGGCCATTGATGCTACAGGAAAATATAATGTTTTTGTCGGTCGTATTCGAGAAGACATTGCGCTCCACAATGGAATTGCCTTGTGGGTGGTTGCAGATCAACTCCTGAAAGGGGCGGCGCTAAATGCGGTCCAAATTGCGGAATGTCTAGCCCTCTGAAAAAGGCCCATCTGCTGCGTTGCTTGCTTCGCTTAGTCGTCGACGTACAACAAAAAGTACGCCTCCTCCAACGCTTGCAAGCGCCCTTAGCTCTGGACCTTTTTGAGAGGGCTTTAGGAATAAGGTTTTGCTCTCTTTAAAACATACATTTCTATGAACTCCCCTCTTGAACTCAAAAAATATTTAGATCCTTTTCTAAAAAAGTTTAATTATTCCAA includes:
- a CDS encoding aspartate-semialdehyde dehydrogenase, which codes for MSSYNVAIVGATGAVGHEMIKVLEDRKFPVKELRLFASLRSTGKNMSFCGTSLPVEELKSTSFKGVEVALFSAGAGRSLEFAPHAVKSGAVVIDNSSAFRMDPNVPLVVPEINSDDIQKHQGMIANPNCSTIQMVVALNPIHQVSRIKRVIVNTYQAVSGTGMKAIQELENQVKQWAKGEVISKEVYPHQIAFNVLPHVDVFYDTGYTKEEMKMVHETHKIMHDDEMKISATCVRVPVFRAHSEAVHIELEKKLTASQVKEILSKAPGITVQDNPKQNLYPLAIDATGKYNVFVGRIREDIALHNGIALWVVADQLLKGAALNAVQIAECLAL